One stretch of Paenibacillus sp. FSL R5-0341 DNA includes these proteins:
- a CDS encoding glycoside hydrolase family 3 N-terminal domain-containing protein: MDYKDASLPIQERVQDLIGRMTTAEKIGQLIQPMGWKTYDKLADGTVRVTEEFKADMEQGGVGSLYGVLRADPWTEVTLETGLTPRQGAVATNVIQQYAMEHSRLGIPILFGEECSHGHMAIGATVFPVPLTVGSTWNMELYRRMCEAIAVETRSQGGAATYSPVLDVVRDPRWGRTEECFAEDPYLIGEFAVEAMKGLQGDRLDSNQTIVATLKHFAAYGSSEGGRNAAPVHMGLRELHEIDLLPFKKAVEAGACSVMTAYNEIDGVPCTSSTYLLNDLLREQWGFDGFVITDFGAIQMLVHGHNTAENGEQAVAQSLQAGVDMEMSGYMYRKHLGQALEQGLIEEKDLDLAVWRVLEMKFRLGLFEKPFVDPDFAEQVIGCEDHTQLAREVAQEGIVLLKNEGATLPLGKTGTKLAVIGPNANHIYNQLGDYTSPQPREQIVTVLDGITRKFGADSGQVLYAPGCRIKGDSKEGFEQALACAEQADFIVMVMGGSSARDFGEGTIDLRTGASVVTDDPWNDMECGEGIDRASLNLMGVQLELVQEVHKLGKPVIVVYINGRPIAEPWIDEHVHAIVEAWYPGQEGGNAIADILFGDVNPSGRLTISIPKHVGQLPVYYHAKRTRGKRYLEMDLAPQYPFGYGLSYTEFKYENVRVIPDVIGPDDEAQVMVEVTNTGAVAGSEVVQLYITDVSASVTRAEMSLKGFRKIHLEPGQTRTVTFSVQKEHLALVDSRLQSVVEPGEFRLMVGRSSTEWTACSLQIQKVGVEV, encoded by the coding sequence ACAAATTAGCTGATGGTACAGTACGGGTGACGGAAGAGTTCAAAGCGGACATGGAACAGGGCGGTGTCGGTTCTCTGTACGGTGTGCTTCGGGCCGATCCATGGACTGAAGTGACGCTGGAAACGGGGCTGACCCCACGACAAGGAGCTGTTGCTACAAATGTCATTCAGCAGTATGCCATGGAGCATTCCCGGCTGGGCATTCCCATTTTGTTCGGAGAAGAGTGTTCCCACGGGCATATGGCGATTGGGGCGACAGTATTTCCGGTACCGTTAACGGTGGGCAGCACATGGAATATGGAGTTATACCGCAGGATGTGTGAAGCCATCGCTGTGGAGACCCGGAGCCAGGGGGGAGCGGCAACGTATTCCCCGGTGCTTGATGTAGTGCGTGACCCAAGATGGGGACGGACAGAGGAATGTTTTGCCGAAGATCCATATTTAATCGGTGAGTTTGCAGTAGAAGCGATGAAGGGACTACAGGGTGATCGCCTCGATTCCAACCAGACAATTGTCGCGACACTCAAGCATTTTGCGGCTTATGGCAGCTCGGAGGGTGGGCGTAATGCAGCACCTGTGCATATGGGATTACGTGAATTGCATGAAATAGATCTGTTGCCGTTCAAAAAAGCAGTGGAAGCCGGGGCATGTTCCGTGATGACCGCTTATAACGAGATTGATGGTGTACCTTGTACGTCCAGTACGTATCTGTTGAATGACCTTCTGCGTGAGCAGTGGGGGTTTGATGGATTCGTCATTACTGATTTTGGCGCCATTCAGATGCTGGTCCATGGACATAACACCGCCGAGAACGGGGAGCAGGCCGTAGCACAGTCCCTTCAGGCCGGGGTAGACATGGAGATGTCCGGGTACATGTACCGCAAACATCTCGGTCAGGCGCTGGAGCAGGGATTGATCGAGGAGAAGGATCTGGACTTGGCTGTGTGGCGGGTGTTGGAGATGAAATTCAGACTCGGGTTATTTGAAAAGCCTTTCGTTGATCCAGACTTTGCAGAGCAGGTTATCGGATGTGAAGACCATACTCAGCTGGCGAGGGAAGTAGCGCAAGAGGGAATTGTTTTACTGAAAAATGAAGGGGCTACCCTCCCACTCGGCAAAACAGGTACAAAGCTGGCTGTCATTGGTCCAAACGCGAACCATATCTATAACCAGCTTGGGGACTATACCTCGCCACAGCCGAGAGAACAGATCGTCACCGTACTGGATGGCATTACGCGCAAGTTTGGCGCGGATTCGGGTCAGGTGCTGTACGCACCGGGTTGCCGGATTAAAGGCGATTCCAAAGAGGGATTTGAGCAAGCACTCGCCTGTGCGGAACAGGCGGATTTCATCGTGATGGTGATGGGTGGGTCCAGCGCCCGCGATTTTGGTGAAGGTACCATAGACTTGCGGACAGGAGCGTCTGTGGTAACGGATGATCCATGGAACGACATGGAGTGTGGCGAGGGCATTGACCGGGCTTCCCTGAATCTCATGGGTGTTCAATTGGAGCTGGTGCAGGAGGTACATAAGCTGGGAAAACCCGTTATCGTGGTGTATATTAACGGCCGCCCAATAGCTGAACCTTGGATTGATGAGCATGTTCATGCGATTGTGGAAGCGTGGTACCCCGGGCAGGAAGGTGGTAACGCGATTGCGGATATTCTGTTTGGCGATGTGAATCCATCGGGCCGCCTTACCATCTCCATTCCCAAGCATGTTGGGCAACTTCCGGTCTATTATCATGCCAAACGCACTCGTGGCAAGCGGTATCTGGAGATGGATCTTGCGCCGCAGTATCCGTTCGGATATGGGCTGAGCTATACCGAATTCAAATACGAGAATGTAAGGGTTATACCAGATGTGATCGGCCCGGACGATGAAGCTCAGGTGATGGTTGAAGTCACGAATACCGGAGCGGTTGCCGGAAGTGAGGTTGTGCAGTTGTATATCACAGATGTATCAGCTTCGGTCACGCGAGCTGAAATGTCACTGAAAGGTTTTCGTAAAATTCATCTGGAGCCAGGACAGACTCGGACCGTTACATTCTCTGTGCAAAAAGAACATCTCGCACTGGTCGACTCTCGTCTTCAGTCTGTCGTGGAACCGGGTGAATTCAGGCTCATGGTTGGCCGCAGTTCCACAGAATGGACTGCTTGCAGTCTGCAGATCCAGAAGGTGGGGGTGGAAGTATGA
- a CDS encoding alpha-mannosidase, with protein sequence MIRIQRFIEDLKQRQWLDTIELPAWEMQRARYIRPGEYEYEQAEVNEDEQADKAMQSLNPLNSVHGTTYFLRKRVEIPEEWQYQAIGLIFEAGGEGLLKVNGMPYHGLDRNHGFVPLPRSRVGDTPQLEIELYDPIPEPDDPLNRQAVIQPPIQGIRAALVHINQPLQSLMYSVTVLAESLRAYNEKEPKRMALIQAIHQVMDDMYNDPERWSDAAWIQNFEYALAQSVQQEDPEEYRSGFMHLVGQSHIDIAWLWPVRETVRKSSRTFSTMCTLMDTYPDFVYSQSQPQLYAFVKDHYPELYERVKARIAEGRWELVGGMWVEPDLNIPSGESLVRQILYGQNFYQAEFGKRSNIEWLPDTFGYCASLPQMLKLANIPYFMTTKLNWNDTNAFPYDLFDWVGIDGTSVLAYLNHGVNEHTRPKDVDEHWQSYKQKDVHPEQMLLYGHGDGGGGVTNEMVEFAERSHLMVGQPISKFSTAGAFFEDISLNHPTLPKWHGDLYLELHRGTYTTHARNKRSNRKAEVLYREAEIWGQFAGAWAAHTKNDLDEGWKLIMLNQFHDIIPGTSIPEVYVTSTEEYTKVFALGTSALRETLDTLAENIATDEVDGLPYIIFNSLGWERGENVTITGDAHLAGLAAFDRQGKRLACDLEQKEDKYTLLVHVPSIPAFGYTTIWLREASDVILPVRGEESFPSTWETEFYTLEFNELGEITRWYDKSVGRDWLKPGDRANEWQFFHDKPTYWDAWDIDPRFESQRAGAVQLISREVVQRGATRDVLRFVWKLNQSEISQDIILHRHQRRVDFHTKVKWNESHKLLKVAFPVDLVAAKAAYEIPFGALERPTHNNTSWEQAQFEVCGHRWADISEGNSGVSLLNDCKYGYDIKDRTIRLSLLRAPKWPDEHADQGDHEFTYSILPHQGDWRQAAVVRRAMELNHPVEVVAASQSSGHLPAEHAWVQFHSEHVILDAIKPAEDGSGTVLRFYESSGGRETVQVQWAEKEIKASIINLLEDEIHPLACPNGAFELRFKPYEIKSVKLVPVNPNT encoded by the coding sequence ATGATTCGAATTCAGCGATTCATCGAGGATCTGAAGCAGCGGCAATGGCTGGATACGATCGAGCTTCCAGCGTGGGAGATGCAGAGGGCCAGATACATTCGGCCAGGAGAATACGAGTACGAACAGGCAGAAGTAAATGAAGATGAGCAGGCAGACAAGGCCATGCAAAGCTTGAATCCGCTGAACAGCGTACATGGAACGACGTATTTTCTGCGCAAACGTGTGGAGATTCCGGAGGAGTGGCAATATCAGGCTATTGGGCTGATCTTCGAGGCTGGAGGAGAAGGGCTGCTGAAGGTGAATGGCATGCCGTATCACGGACTGGACCGGAATCACGGGTTCGTCCCCCTTCCGAGAAGTCGGGTAGGAGATACGCCGCAGTTGGAGATTGAACTCTATGATCCGATTCCAGAGCCGGATGACCCACTCAACCGACAAGCTGTTATTCAGCCGCCTATTCAGGGTATTCGGGCAGCATTGGTTCATATCAATCAGCCGTTACAGAGCCTGATGTACAGCGTGACGGTACTCGCTGAGTCGCTCCGGGCATATAACGAGAAGGAGCCCAAGCGGATGGCGCTTATCCAGGCCATTCATCAGGTGATGGATGACATGTACAATGACCCGGAACGCTGGAGTGATGCAGCTTGGATACAGAACTTCGAATATGCATTAGCACAGTCGGTACAGCAGGAAGACCCGGAGGAATATCGAAGTGGCTTCATGCATCTGGTTGGACAATCCCACATTGATATTGCCTGGCTGTGGCCTGTACGTGAGACGGTTCGCAAGTCCAGTCGCACGTTTTCGACCATGTGCACCTTGATGGACACGTACCCGGATTTCGTGTATTCCCAGAGCCAGCCGCAGTTATATGCCTTCGTGAAGGACCATTACCCGGAGTTGTATGAGCGAGTTAAAGCCCGTATTGCTGAAGGGCGCTGGGAGTTGGTCGGAGGCATGTGGGTCGAGCCGGATCTGAATATTCCGAGTGGCGAGTCGTTAGTTCGGCAGATTCTGTATGGACAGAACTTCTATCAGGCGGAGTTTGGCAAACGCTCCAACATCGAGTGGCTGCCGGATACCTTTGGCTACTGTGCTTCCTTACCGCAGATGCTGAAGCTCGCGAATATTCCTTATTTTATGACCACCAAGCTGAATTGGAATGATACCAATGCGTTTCCGTATGACCTCTTCGACTGGGTAGGCATTGACGGAACTTCCGTGCTGGCGTATCTGAATCATGGCGTGAATGAACATACGCGTCCCAAAGATGTGGATGAACACTGGCAATCGTATAAACAGAAGGATGTGCATCCTGAGCAGATGTTGCTTTATGGACATGGCGATGGTGGTGGCGGCGTGACGAATGAGATGGTGGAGTTTGCGGAGCGATCCCATTTGATGGTCGGACAGCCGATCAGCAAATTCAGCACGGCTGGTGCTTTTTTTGAAGACATATCATTAAATCATCCGACGTTGCCGAAATGGCACGGGGACTTGTACCTGGAGCTGCATCGCGGAACCTACACGACTCATGCGAGGAACAAACGTAGCAATCGAAAGGCAGAGGTACTGTATCGGGAAGCGGAGATCTGGGGGCAATTTGCCGGAGCTTGGGCTGCACACACGAAGAATGATCTGGATGAGGGCTGGAAGCTGATTATGCTCAACCAATTCCATGACATTATTCCGGGAACGTCGATTCCTGAAGTATACGTAACGTCCACCGAGGAGTACACGAAGGTATTTGCATTAGGTACATCCGCACTGCGGGAAACGTTGGATACCCTTGCGGAGAACATTGCAACAGATGAAGTCGATGGTCTTCCCTACATTATATTCAACAGCCTCGGCTGGGAACGGGGAGAAAATGTCACCATTACAGGCGATGCCCATCTCGCAGGGCTTGCTGCATTTGATCGTCAAGGAAAGCGTCTGGCCTGTGATCTTGAACAAAAGGAAGACAAGTATACGCTGCTCGTGCATGTTCCATCGATTCCTGCTTTTGGGTATACAACCATATGGCTGCGCGAGGCATCGGATGTTATCCTTCCAGTAAGGGGAGAAGAATCTTTCCCTTCCACATGGGAAACTGAATTCTACACGCTTGAGTTCAATGAATTGGGAGAGATCACCCGATGGTATGACAAATCGGTAGGACGCGACTGGCTGAAGCCCGGTGATCGGGCGAATGAGTGGCAGTTTTTCCACGACAAACCGACGTACTGGGATGCATGGGATATCGATCCACGGTTTGAATCCCAGCGAGCTGGTGCGGTGCAGTTGATCTCCAGAGAGGTTGTACAACGCGGGGCTACGCGAGATGTACTGCGTTTTGTCTGGAAGCTGAATCAATCGGAGATCAGTCAGGATATCATTTTGCATCGTCACCAGCGGCGTGTTGATTTCCATACAAAAGTGAAGTGGAATGAAAGTCATAAGCTGCTCAAGGTGGCCTTTCCAGTGGATCTGGTGGCAGCCAAAGCAGCCTATGAAATTCCGTTTGGAGCGTTGGAGCGTCCAACTCATAACAACACCAGTTGGGAGCAGGCGCAGTTCGAGGTCTGCGGGCATCGTTGGGCGGATATCTCGGAGGGAAACAGCGGTGTGAGTTTGCTGAATGATTGCAAGTACGGGTATGACATCAAGGATCGGACGATCCGCCTGTCCCTGCTTCGTGCCCCGAAATGGCCGGATGAACATGCCGATCAGGGCGATCATGAATTCACGTATTCGATCCTGCCCCACCAGGGCGATTGGCGACAAGCCGCCGTGGTTCGCCGGGCGATGGAGCTTAATCATCCGGTGGAGGTTGTGGCAGCGAGTCAGTCTTCCGGTCACTTGCCAGCTGAACATGCTTGGGTTCAGTTCCACAGTGAGCATGTCATACTGGATGCAATTAAGCCCGCAGAAGACGGCTCGGGAACGGTGCTGCGTTTCTACGAATCATCTGGAGGTCGGGAAACGGTGCAGGTTCAGTGGGCTGAAAAGGAAATCAAAGCGTCCATCATTAATCTGCTGGAGGATGAGATCCATCCGTTGGCTTGTCCAAACGGAGCATTCGAACTGAGATTCAAACCGTATGAGATTAAGTCGGTGAAACTTGTTCCAGTGAATCCAAATACGTAA
- a CDS encoding sugar phosphate isomerase/epimerase family protein, with the protein MKLTNKIGVIVDSFGVGVREGLNKAKDVGAEGVQIYAVKGEMDPENLSPAARKELKSYIDSLGLEISALVGDLGGHGFQVKEDNPWKVEKSKRIVDLALDLGTNIVTTHIGIVPHDPSSEVYATLHAACEELGQYAKSVGAYFAIETGPETAADLKGFLDTLSTNGVSVNFDPANMVMVTGDDPARGVHLLKDYIVHTHVKDGVRLKEVDPRDVYGAVGYAPMDHDKIAEMVSSGTFFREVPLGEGGVDFDGYFAALQEIGYTGYLTIEREVGHQPEQDIRKAVQFIQQYR; encoded by the coding sequence ATGAAATTAACGAATAAGATTGGTGTCATCGTGGATAGTTTTGGCGTAGGTGTACGGGAAGGGTTGAACAAAGCCAAAGACGTAGGTGCAGAAGGTGTGCAGATCTATGCCGTCAAGGGAGAGATGGACCCTGAAAATTTGTCACCTGCGGCACGCAAAGAGTTAAAGAGTTACATCGATTCTCTGGGTCTTGAAATTTCAGCATTGGTCGGTGACCTGGGCGGACATGGGTTTCAGGTCAAGGAAGATAATCCGTGGAAAGTGGAGAAGTCGAAGCGGATCGTGGATCTGGCCCTCGATCTGGGCACTAACATCGTCACAACACATATCGGCATTGTTCCACATGACCCTTCATCGGAGGTCTATGCTACGCTGCACGCTGCTTGTGAGGAGCTGGGCCAATACGCCAAGAGTGTTGGTGCGTACTTTGCCATTGAGACAGGACCGGAAACGGCTGCTGACTTAAAAGGATTCCTGGATACGCTGTCGACCAACGGAGTATCAGTGAATTTTGACCCGGCGAATATGGTGATGGTGACTGGAGATGATCCGGCGCGGGGCGTTCATCTGCTCAAGGATTACATCGTACATACCCATGTGAAGGATGGTGTGCGGCTGAAGGAAGTTGACCCACGAGACGTATATGGAGCGGTCGGTTATGCCCCTATGGATCACGATAAGATTGCCGAGATGGTCTCTTCCGGAACATTCTTCCGCGAGGTTCCTCTGGGCGAGGGTGGCGTTGATTTTGACGGATACTTTGCAGCGCTTCAGGAGATTGGTTACACCGGTTATCTTACGATTGAACGTGAGGTTGGGCATCAGCCGGAGCAGGACATTCGCAAGGCGGTTCAATTTATCCAACAATATCGATAG
- a CDS encoding sugar phosphate isomerase/epimerase, giving the protein MKVGLSTYSLLNDLNSGEMTVLDVIDWIAANGGEHMEMVPYGYTVEDNHDLADAIRERAASAGIELSNYSMPANFVQETEEAFAEEMARVKRHVDVVHRMGVKHLRHDVTAFTLPKEKMTIAWFEQHLPLMVKGSQIIADYAAQFGITTTIENHGFSVQASDRVQRVLHAVDRPNFKTTLDIGNFMCVDENPIIGVMKNLPYASLVHFKDFYFRPYDEHPGEGEWFTTAYGNFLRGAIVGQGDIPIRKIVKLIKESGYDGHITVEFEGMEECKSASKIAMDNLRRFWEEA; this is encoded by the coding sequence ATGAAAGTGGGCCTGAGCACGTATAGTTTGTTGAACGATTTGAATTCGGGTGAGATGACTGTGCTGGATGTGATCGACTGGATTGCGGCGAACGGCGGCGAGCATATGGAGATGGTGCCTTACGGTTATACCGTGGAGGATAATCACGATCTGGCGGATGCAATTCGAGAACGGGCAGCGTCTGCGGGTATTGAACTGTCCAATTACTCGATGCCAGCGAATTTCGTGCAGGAGACGGAAGAGGCGTTTGCAGAAGAGATGGCTCGGGTCAAAAGGCATGTGGATGTCGTACACCGGATGGGTGTAAAACATCTGCGTCATGACGTCACTGCGTTTACTCTGCCGAAGGAGAAGATGACCATTGCCTGGTTCGAGCAACATCTGCCTCTGATGGTGAAGGGAAGCCAGATCATTGCGGACTATGCCGCGCAGTTTGGAATCACCACGACCATTGAGAATCACGGCTTCAGTGTGCAGGCGAGTGATCGGGTGCAACGTGTGCTGCATGCTGTAGATCGTCCGAACTTCAAAACAACACTCGATATAGGCAACTTCATGTGCGTGGATGAGAACCCGATCATCGGCGTCATGAAAAATCTGCCGTACGCTTCTCTGGTCCACTTCAAAGACTTCTACTTCCGTCCTTATGATGAGCATCCGGGTGAAGGTGAATGGTTCACCACAGCCTACGGCAACTTCCTGCGTGGTGCCATCGTTGGGCAAGGGGATATTCCAATCCGCAAAATTGTAAAGCTGATCAAAGAGTCCGGCTATGATGGCCACATTACGGTGGAATTCGAAGGCATGGAGGAATGCAAATCCGCATCCAAAATCGCCATGGACAACCTGCGCCGCTTCTGGGAAGAAGCGTGA
- a CDS encoding VOC family protein, with protein sequence MSISLNVYLVTDGNGREAVEFYQKAFGAEVLALQTFGDGPSDPNHPIPPEAKDRIMHASLQIGSSVLMLSDTFPGMPYTVGNHVTVTVNTDTADEAKAIFNQLQDGGEVKMPIQETFWSPAYGSVVDKFGVQFQISATPGQA encoded by the coding sequence ATGTCGATCAGCTTGAATGTGTATCTGGTAACAGACGGTAATGGACGTGAAGCGGTAGAGTTTTATCAAAAGGCATTTGGAGCGGAAGTGCTCGCGCTTCAAACATTTGGCGACGGTCCATCTGACCCGAATCACCCCATTCCGCCCGAAGCGAAAGACCGTATTATGCATGCTTCATTGCAAATTGGCAGCTCGGTATTAATGTTGTCCGACACATTTCCAGGCATGCCGTACACTGTAGGTAATCATGTTACGGTTACGGTAAACACGGATACTGCGGATGAAGCCAAAGCAATTTTCAACCAACTGCAAGACGGCGGCGAAGTGAAAATGCCGATACAAGAGACATTCTGGAGTCCAGCCTACGGCTCGGTTGTCGATAAATTTGGTGTACAGTTTCAGATTAGTGCTACGCCGGGACAAGCTTAA
- the ytxJ gene encoding bacillithiol system redox-active protein YtxJ — protein sequence MIYIFQEGKIYMDKKVNHQAVWLAIGVAMGVSIGTATQQLGLGIAFGLALGIVIGSVVSKRAGADSEHMLSEHVRELHKLGDWEDALHRSQDHPVLILKHSTTCPTSARAYREFMAFVGTHASDPKQPMDYRIVKVIEDRSLSRHIAEETEVRHESPQVLLLDQGKVVNHTSHGKITKKRLLQWAQNPFG from the coding sequence TTGATATACATATTTCAGGAAGGGAAGATCTATATGGATAAAAAGGTGAATCATCAAGCCGTATGGCTGGCTATAGGTGTTGCTATGGGAGTCAGTATTGGTACGGCTACACAGCAGCTTGGACTCGGGATTGCTTTTGGCTTGGCGCTTGGCATTGTGATCGGTTCGGTAGTTAGCAAACGTGCGGGGGCAGACTCGGAACATATGCTCAGCGAACATGTCCGCGAATTGCACAAACTTGGTGACTGGGAAGACGCGCTTCATCGTTCGCAGGATCATCCGGTGCTCATCCTGAAGCATAGCACGACTTGTCCGACGAGTGCGAGAGCGTACAGAGAGTTTATGGCGTTTGTGGGCACCCATGCATCAGATCCCAAACAACCTATGGATTACCGCATCGTCAAAGTGATTGAAGATCGTTCGTTATCCCGCCACATTGCGGAAGAGACAGAGGTTCGCCATGAGTCACCGCAGGTACTTCTGCTCGATCAGGGAAAAGTCGTGAATCATACCTCCCATGGAAAAATTACGAAAAAGAGATTATTGCAGTGGGCACAGAATCCATTTGGATGA
- a CDS encoding potassium-transporting ATPase subunit F yields the protein MGICEILREGLRLERGSQMIVIGMIVLALVIYLGYVLVQPEKF from the coding sequence TTGGGGATTTGTGAAATTCTGCGAGAAGGCTTGAGGCTAGAAAGGGGGAGCCAGATGATCGTCATCGGCATGATTGTACTCGCACTGGTGATTTATCTCGGTTATGTGCTGGTGCAGCCGGAGAAATTCTGA
- the kdpA gene encoding potassium-transporting ATPase subunit KdpA, with translation MGVVQVAVTLLIILLLVKPVGKYIVNVFDGQRTGLDRVFGGPERLLYRVMGVRENEYMGWKKYLTAVLLSNFVMLILMFLVLRLQKYLPLNPDGIGNMPAAQAFNTAVSFMTNTNWQSYTGENALSYLSQMLAVTFPMFTSAATGFAVAIAFIRGLVGRRDDLGNFYVDLVRSITRIFLPLSFIVALFLVFQGVPQTLAGAVNATTLEGGQQTITRGLVASLESIKHIGTNGGGWFGTNAAHPFENPTALSNLVHIVCMMLLPTSLVYAFGLMVNNRKQGWALFAAMSFLFLVMLTTVFVSEYRGVPALDAAGLQGNMEGKEVRFGIPESALFTAVTTAATTGSVNNMHESLTPLGGMVSLAQMMLNNVFGGKGVGLINGLLYVILAVFICGLMVGRTPEFLGKKIEGKEVKLASIALLIHPLIILAPTALALMRPEAIASISNGGMHGLTEVLYAFASGAANNGSAFAGLNANTDFYNIAIGIVMLLGRYVSMIAMLAIAGSLTTKRVVPVTTGTLRTHTPLFAGILVMMIVVVGALTFFPSLALGPIAEHLAMIQ, from the coding sequence ATCGGTGTAGTGCAAGTAGCGGTGACGCTACTGATTATTCTGCTGCTGGTTAAACCGGTGGGAAAATATATAGTGAACGTGTTCGATGGACAGCGAACGGGGCTGGATCGGGTTTTTGGCGGACCGGAGCGACTGCTCTATCGAGTGATGGGCGTACGCGAGAATGAGTACATGGGGTGGAAAAAGTACCTCACGGCCGTTCTCCTCTCCAACTTTGTAATGTTGATATTGATGTTTCTGGTGCTGCGACTGCAAAAATATTTACCGCTCAATCCGGATGGGATCGGCAATATGCCAGCGGCGCAGGCATTTAATACGGCCGTATCGTTCATGACCAACACGAACTGGCAGTCGTATACGGGCGAGAATGCTCTGTCGTACCTGTCACAGATGCTGGCAGTGACGTTCCCAATGTTTACGTCGGCAGCGACGGGATTTGCAGTGGCTATTGCATTCATTCGCGGACTGGTAGGCCGCCGGGATGATCTGGGGAACTTTTACGTCGACCTTGTACGGTCGATTACGAGGATTTTTTTGCCGCTGAGCTTCATCGTAGCCTTATTCCTCGTGTTCCAGGGTGTGCCTCAGACACTTGCAGGAGCGGTGAACGCTACCACGTTGGAAGGTGGACAGCAGACAATTACACGTGGACTGGTCGCTTCACTGGAGTCAATCAAACACATTGGTACCAACGGTGGCGGCTGGTTTGGAACCAATGCTGCACATCCATTCGAGAATCCGACAGCCCTGAGCAATCTGGTGCATATCGTCTGTATGATGCTGTTACCGACTTCTCTGGTATACGCATTCGGCTTGATGGTCAATAACCGGAAGCAGGGTTGGGCCTTGTTCGCAGCGATGAGTTTTCTTTTCCTGGTGATGTTGACCACCGTATTTGTCTCCGAATATCGCGGTGTGCCTGCGCTGGATGCAGCGGGTCTTCAGGGCAATATGGAGGGGAAAGAGGTCAGGTTTGGCATACCCGAATCGGCTTTATTCACGGCAGTCACGACAGCGGCTACTACAGGTTCGGTCAACAATATGCACGAGTCACTCACTCCACTTGGAGGCATGGTATCACTGGCTCAGATGATGCTCAATAACGTGTTTGGGGGCAAAGGGGTAGGGCTGATCAACGGACTGTTGTATGTGATTCTGGCTGTGTTTATCTGTGGATTGATGGTGGGACGAACACCTGAGTTCCTGGGCAAAAAAATCGAGGGCAAAGAGGTGAAGCTCGCATCCATCGCCTTGCTCATTCATCCTTTGATTATTCTGGCGCCAACGGCACTCGCGCTTATGCGGCCCGAAGCCATTGCTTCCATCTCAAACGGGGGCATGCATGGCCTGACCGAGGTTCTCTATGCTTTTGCTTCGGGTGCAGCCAATAACGGATCGGCCTTTGCCGGACTGAATGCCAATACAGACTTTTATAATATCGCGATTGGTATCGTTATGCTGCTGGGGAGGTACGTTTCGATGATCGCTATGCTGGCTATTGCGGGTTCACTCACCACCAAACGGGTTGTGCCGGTAACTACAGGTACGCTACGTACACACACACCTCTGTTTGCTGGCATTCTGGTTATGATGATTGTTGTTGTCGGCGCACTCACATTCTTCCCGTCGCTTGCCCTTGGACCGATCGCAGAACACTTGGCAATGATTCAATGA